The Musa acuminata AAA Group cultivar baxijiao chromosome BXJ2-2, Cavendish_Baxijiao_AAA, whole genome shotgun sequence genome contains the following window.
atcgtgtttcaagctctgtattttccgaatcggcgtttagacgtaaatcattttcatcgtacgaacatcatatttcagtttgcgtttatgttctgatttctatcataactgcaaactgcctttatatctttgctttaactgcatcttgcttggttacaagttaaagtgatttacgaatcggattttctaccgaaatcgctcttatcgtacgaacgcgattttaatcgtcgaaagttttctgctgcactaattcacccccccctcttagtgctcttgatcctaacaacatatataggattaattacgatagcaaggcataaagtaaaatgaagtcccggagtcaagaacacgatttcattgAAAGTTcgtgagttcgtcggaagtccagacgttcgtcgaaagtccaaatgttcgtcggaagttctgcaggaaccagccaagaagtcttcgagcttgctagagaagctcgtcggaactcgcgaagaaaatcgtcgtgaagtcctagagcttgctaggagtccgctggaacattgccgagagatcgtcggaagttcgtcggaagatcgtcgaaagcctgccggaagaaaccaagccttatggacttgtttagcttaagtatgtcttagattttatagttagcacgtaatatggattggatttgagccaacccaattatgggccagttgggcccaatgaaaggcccaaatagaccCAAAAAGtaacaccatcatggcacagtctttgagactgtgtcaagtggtggtaccgccagtttgggcggtggtaccgcccctggcaaggtgccaagcgatggtaccgcccagtggcccaatgccaagtagtggtaccacccagtgcagtgtcagtgttagactgacactggcggtggtactgcccagcacaggcggtggtatcgtccggacctaggaaacccgggatgagttgTTTTTagcctccaagtttgaattaacttgaggacTATAAATACtcttctcatccttggttaatacatacaagtacagagagtttaaaagtgaagaaacgctaatGCTATCACTTAagtaatcccctcctctagtctaagtctagaaATCTTTTTAGGATGGGTGTGTGTGCCtataaatgttgtctcctaaacttgtgaaaaggagaagaggggtataaaaggtggttagtcttcgcctattgaaggatgacCGATAGtgtatgccggtggcctcgacaaaagagtaatcgtcggagtggatgtaggtcacgacgaccaaaccactataaaattagcgtgttctctagtttacatttatattattgccatctactttactgcaaaccattttacttgcttactgccttcaatatatttacgGATACACATTTCAACATATGAGAGATTTTTTaaaaccgacatgattttaccgctgcactaattcaccccctcttagtgccgactcttttcggtGCCACAAAAAATGATCAAACAACTTTTCTGGTACCTCATTATTATGTtaagacaatttttttttttgtttttgagacAACGTGATAAATTTAGCTCGAACTTTTATATCCTTTAAATTTGATCACTATTTTGTTTTTCTAGCGAAATAGCGTTTATGCAACTTTTACAGtgctatattattttttaagttaaaaattaatatttttgaatggTGCATTAAAATCATACGAATTTTTTACTTtcgataatttttttatagtCACGTTtgtttctaaaacaacattatatgACTTCTCTAATATTGTATCATTGTGTTATGCTAaaactttttgttttttaatgacACAATAATATATCACAAACTTTCCACTTTCGATATTTTTTTTCACTATCACGCTTTTTCATAAAACAACCTTCATACAATTTTTCCCATGGTACATTATTTTGTTAGTTTAaattctatattttttaaatagtgCTGTAAAATCGTACCAACTTTCAACTTCTGACGCTTTTTTGCTGtcgtattattttaaaataatatttgtatGACTTCCCATGCAGTACTATTGTATGCTGTAAGAAAACTATATGCCACATATCatataagaaaattataaaaatatctataatTTACTTTTTTTATTCTATATAATACACTAAATTGGGTCGATGGAGCTATAATTGATTGGGCAGCTCAGAATTGGTATACCGAATTGGTCCTAACGAATTGTGTCATCCAATTGAGTCCGATAATCAGTTCAATCAATTAAATCAATCAAACAAAATAGGATCAAGATTGCGGTCAAATTCAAGGTCAAAATTTGGGTTGGGTCAACTCGGCCAATCGCGCCGAAGAAATTTCACGAGGCCGACTACCGGCTATTTCCACGGCGTCATCTCCGCCCAACAACGCAGAATCCTCACCGGCGACCAGCACCCTGGCACTGCAGCGCCGTGCGCCGCCTGCCAGCAAACACCTCAGCCAACATCGCCTGCGGCGACGCGGCCTCCGTCGACACAATATCCGATTTCATGACTGTGTTTCCTAATTCGAATTAGGAAACACAGTCAAAATTAACGACCCCTTTCTCAGACTCCAAATCGGATATCATGGTTTCCTATTCCGAATCAGACAACGTAAAGAGTTCTTATATATACTATTGTGCCCTCTAAGTTCCCTTCACCGGCTTGGAGAGAAGTAAGCACAAGGTATGTTAATGGCGGAAGAAATCTACGAAGAGCCTTCCGGAGGATACAAGTTCACACCAACGGATCGCATATTGATTGTGGAGTACCTTCACAAGAAGGCCAATGACGCTCCCGTCCCTCTCGACCTCATCCCCGAAGCAGACGTCTATGCTCGAGAGCCATGGTGGCTGAGCTACGAGTTCGAGTACGCTGCGGAGAAGGGCGAGTTCTACTACTTCACCAGGATGAAGCGGTCCAACGCTTCCAACGGCAGGCTGAGCCGCATCGTCGGCGGGTTCGGCCACTGGAGAGCGAGCATCGAACGGAAGAGTGTCACCGACGAGGAGGGTCGCGTCATCGGGACTCGTATGGGTTTCAAGTTCTTCGTAGATGTGATCGATCGCCAAAGCAACAAGAAGAGGACCACGGGCACCAAGTGGGTCATGTACGAGTACAGGCTTTCCGGCCATTTGGCCCATACGCGTGTGGACAAGGAGGTGATCTTGTGCCACTTCAAGCCGTCGGGAAGGGGCATCTTCAGCATCGGGCGGCAGCCTACACATCAATACGAACTGAGCTCGGGGTGGCAGAGTGAGGAAGCCTATGCCGACACAACGCATGGTGTTAATCCCAGCTGTGACACCATGATCAAGGCGGAGGAGGCTGGCGGTTTCGCCGCTGCATCTCTCGCTGCGACGCCGCTGGGGCAGCAAGCAGGATACGAACACGACCCCACGCCTGTGCAGCAATCGCTGCTGCCCTTGAGCGCCGCCGTGCCACCCCACGCAAGATACGAATTTGATGACCTGCTAGAATCGATTGTGGATAACACCGGCAAACCTAATGTGTCAGGGCCGGTCATGCAAACTGCAACGGCAGCTTGCTATGACCGCCGCCGTCCGTTGTCTTCTGCGCAAGGCTGGCTGGCCCAGAATCCCTTGGTGGAGGGGAACAGCACGCCGTATCACGAGGATTCACCCAGGAAGAATCTGACGGGCAGCAGCAACAGTGGATGGACTCTGCAACAGAGCGGACAATCACAGTTTTCTTGGGTTGAAGACAGCAGACACTGCTTTCGAAGCCGCCGTATTGCAGAGTGGAGTCAAGTGCACTTTGCCAATCCATCTGAAACTAGCTACAACAATGGGCAACCAGTTCTGACTAGGAGCAGCAATAAGCAAGGGTCACCGGAGCCAGCCGTCTTCAACGACGACTCAGGCACTTGAGGCACACAAACCATATGcatcacgagagagagagatggtattGCTTCCTGCAGGAGTTAGCGTTGTCTTCTTCTTTTACGCGTGTGTTTCGCGTGATATAAAATAATTCCACTCCGTACGATGTTCACAAACATCTGAAATAATATTTGGTCATACAGTTCACAGAAACAATAATTCTATTGGCATTTCGTATTATGTAGCAATTATTAAAGATTctaaatattcataaaatatgatGGTTGTATACCCAATATACTATTAAATCAGAACCCACACGAGTGTGTCATACACACCCATTCCTATGCTTAGATCAAGTTCTCTAACTGATCAAAGACGCTTTTGCTGAGTCTAGATCAAAACCAATATCAGCCATTAAAGCAAGATATGGCTCACTAAACCAAGTCAAATGTCAACTGCAAAGGGCGACTTATCCATGTTAGCTTCATATCAGCACACCACTTGATTAAATTCTAATTCAAGTAGGACTCAGGCCTCAGAAAAAAATGGATGGCTAGAATAAAGCTACGCATGCAGGAGAAGCACACCTCCTTGTGTGCGAGTAACTCTTTGCGCACCTAAGAATTACCTCATTACCTGGTCTCTAAGGAGTCCTGATCACTTTAGGATTCTTTCAATCATAGCTTATAACGTAAGGAGGTCGCAGCCCCTCTTCTatccatggggagatcaaagaatCATAGCCTTCCTCAAGTGGTATGTGTCTAGGTTGAACCAGCAACTTCCCCAACTCCTCTTCTCTCCATCACAACAAGAGCAGCCATGCTTCTCCTTGATCGAGAGCAGGAGAGGGAGAgattaaaaagaggaagagaagaaaaggagaagcaAAAGACAACAAGCAGCAACATCACCTTCCATCTGCCTTCTTCTTGATAGGAGCCTCTAGGAGAGTCTAGGCCCTCATCTTCGACCCTTCTAGCAAGTCAATTTCCTCAATGTTTTCCTAACTTTATATCATAGCCCAGGAGAAGGTCTTAATAGCAGAAAACTCAACATAATAGCACCAAAGCTTGCAACAATCGATTTTGCTAAGAGATAATATGCTCAACTTATGGTAGAAATCCATAGTAGAATTCAACATCAACCAGTGACTTTATCTTCATCTCGATATCCAAAGACATGACAAGGGGTGTTATCTTTTGTCTTTTGCAGCACAAAGGCGTGTTGTCGATTGAGAGATTAAGAAGGAAAGaaaagggaattgacagcaagcaTTTTGTAGCCATTTGTCCATGCTTGCCATGCAAGTACATCTAAGCAATTATCACTCAAAAATTCTTTGCTTTAGTTTCTATTTTTAAATACTTTAAATTCATAGCAAGAGTTAACTAATTCTTCTTTCTAAGTTATGTTTATTATAGAAAAGATATAATTTCTCCATTAAAACTTTCATCCAAGAAATGGTATCAGATTAATTAAAGATCCTCAAACCCGTACAATAAATTAAAGATACTTTCATAAGCTGTAGtgtgattaaaatttaaaaaaagaaatactATGTCTCTAAAAAATGTTAAGTTCAAAGGcaacaaatgtaaggttttatatatacatataaaaatcatgattatgctCCTATTATGCGAAAAATTTTAGcagtaaaaattaaaatcaaataatgatagatcaTATATATGATGCATACTTTTTGATGTCATTCAGAAAGTATTTATTTGATCTACAAATACGTCATTGTCAGATCCAAAAGTTATAACGATGTCAATTTGCAAGAAAAACTACAATCGCCTTCTCTTTTGTCTTTATCCTTCGTAGAACCATTATGAGCGATGGATTAGGGACTCAAGAAGATTGAGAATAGATCTATAATCTCAATGACTGGTTGTATATCCCTAGGCGATCCTAcccttttataggcgagagcaaaggGTCAAGAATGATAATTAAGAGAGTCTCTCCCATCAAAACCATCGCCTGAGAAATCCTATTATAATTGGACTTTTCTTCTATTGGTCGATagccatcatcaaaatccaaataaatttataatatatcttacctaattagatagcaTTATATTATCTAACATTCTCTCACATCAcccattaattaataatatataaaaattttaaaattaaaataaataaaataaaattttatttcaaaataaCTTTACataattagattctaaaatttctgaaaagcattttatacaaggCTAGAATTTTAAAATAAGCTAATAAATTAAATaggtataataataata
Protein-coding sequences here:
- the LOC135604737 gene encoding protein NTM1-like 9 yields the protein MAEEIYEEPSGGYKFTPTDRILIVEYLHKKANDAPVPLDLIPEADVYAREPWWLSYEFEYAAEKGEFYYFTRMKRSNASNGRLSRIVGGFGHWRASIERKSVTDEEGRVIGTRMGFKFFVDVIDRQSNKKRTTGTKWVMYEYRLSGHLAHTRVDKEVILCHFKPSGRGIFSIGRQPTHQYELSSGWQSEEAYADTTHGVNPSCDTMIKAEEAGGFAAASLAATPLGQQAGYEHDPTPVQQSLLPLSAAVPPHARYEFDDLLESIVDNTGKPNVSGPVMQTATAACYDRRRPLSSAQGWLAQNPLVEGNSTPYHEDSPRKNLTGSSNSGWTLQQSGQSQFSWVEDSRHCFRSRRIAEWSQVHFANPSETSYNNGQPVLTRSSNKQGSPEPAVFNDDSGT